TTCCGTACCGCTTCAGGGCCTCTGCTGGAAAGTCACGGAGATTGTAGGTCACGATGACGTCGGCGCGACCTCGGACGGCTGCAGCAAGTACATGTCGATCGTCTGGATCGGGGAGTATAAGCGCTGGAATCAGGTCTTCGAAATCCGTGACCAAGCAGTCTCGCACGTGCACATTCATAAGGGTGCGGGTGCGCTCGAGCTGCTCACGCGAAAGGTTCGGCCGGTTGCGAAGCACGCTGCGGATCCATTCGTCATGAATCGCGTCACTCCACTTCGCTCGGAAAAGATCGGTGA
This sequence is a window from Deinococcota bacterium. Protein-coding genes within it:
- a CDS encoding PIN domain-containing protein, whose protein sequence is MASFTALYDANVLYPAPLRDLLMHLALTDLFRAKWSDAIHDEWIRSVLRNRPNLSREQLERTRTLMNVHVRDCLVTDFEDLIPALILPDPDDRHVLAAAVRGRADVIVTYNLRDFPAEALKRYGIEAQHPDEFIMHLIDLDVAAICVAVKRQRLNLKRPPVTAEQLLEIFEQQELTQTVAHLINFKTLL